Proteins encoded together in one Passer domesticus isolate bPasDom1 chromosome 6, bPasDom1.hap1, whole genome shotgun sequence window:
- the TBX10 gene encoding T-box transcription factor TBX10: MPGNGATDTSCPPTTPMAASLQPSAAFLGGPGEGSPCTPGLGWAGEGPGASGKNRHVCHAAARLEMGSLWEEFNRLGTEMIVTKAGRRMFPTFQVKLSGLDPLADYVLLMDFIPLDDKRYRWGWGSGGRGPELGVLSPSLPCRYAFHSSSWLAAGRAEPAAPGRVHFHPDSPAKGAQWMRQIVSFDKLKLTNNLLDDNGHIILNSMHRYQPRFHVVFVDPRRDSERFAHQNFKSFSFPETQFMAVTAYQNHRITQLKIASNPFAKGFRDGDPEPW, translated from the exons ATGCCGGGGAACGGAGCCACGGACACCTCCTGTCCTCCCACCACACCCATGGCAG CATCCCTTCAACCCTCTGCAGCCTTCCTGGGGGGCCCGGGTGAGGGGTCTCCGTGCACCCCTGGCCTCGGGTGGGCTGGCGAGGGGCCGGGGGCCAGCGGCAAGAACCGGCACGTGTGCCACGCCGCGGCACGGCTGGAGATGGGCAGCCTCTGGGAGGAGTTCAACCGCCTGGGCACCGAGATGATCGTCACCAAGGCAGGCAG GAGGATGTTCCCCACCTTTCAGGTGAAGCTTTCGGGGTTGGATCCGTTGGCCGACTACGTCCTGCTCATGGATTTCATCCCGCTGGACGACAAGAGATacaggtggggatggggcagcgGGGGCAGGGGaccagagctgggggtgctgagcccctccctgccctgcagataCGCcttccacagctcctcctggctggcggcgggccgggccgagccggcGGCTCCTGGCCGCGTCCACTTCCACCCCGACTCCCCGGCCAAGGGCGCCCAGTGGATGCGGCAGATCGTGTCCTTCGACAAGCTCAAGCTGACCAACAACCTCCTGGACGACAACGGCCAC ATCATCCTCAACTCCATGCACCGCTACCAGCCCCGCTTCCACGTCGTGTTTGTGGACCCGCGGCGCGACAGCGAGCGCTTCGCCCACCAGAACTTCAAGTCCTTCAGCTTCCCCGAGACCCAGTTCATGGCAGTGACAGCCTACCAGAACCACCGG ATCACCCAGCTGAAGATCGCCAGCAACCCCTTTGCCAAGGGATTTCGGGACGGCGACCCCGAGCCGTGGTAA
- the LOC135303593 gene encoding LOW QUALITY PROTEIN: aldehyde dehydrogenase family 3 member B1-like (The sequence of the model RefSeq protein was modified relative to this genomic sequence to represent the inferred CDS: inserted 1 base in 1 codon), translating into MCLSFLCCSLLCVTLPVVKTLHQTLSQPLFVPPSSGLGGAGRVGGVSQEVLAGMEVWLGRQPRGRAGRQRAGQEAGSHPVARKREAVVDNPSAAIPHCTCGSMETGTVFPQLPGSEAKRAPEGDGGNGSVHGDAVRNPYAGLVSHLRASWLSGKTRPLEYRVAQLEALGRFLDDKKQQILEATASDLGKPPFEAELSEILLCKNELHETLNNLSHWMKDEKVDRTLVMQLDSAFIRKDPYGVVLIIAPWNYPIHLFLVPLIGAIAAGNCVIVKPSEVSKKTERLVAEALPXYLDKDCFAVVTGGVPETTRLLENKFDYIFFTGSPPVGRIVMKAAAKHLTPVTLELGGKNPCYVSDTCDVTNVARRVVWGRFFNAGQTCIAPDYLLCTLEMQEKLLPALQKAITDFYGPNPRESPDFGRIVSDRQFQRVQRLLGSGRVAIGGQTDEAERYIAPTVLVDVQPSDPIMQEEIFGPILPIVIIASVDEAIDFINSRERPLAVYAFSSDDKVVNQVLARTSSGGFCANDTLMHVTLPSLPFGGIGHSGLGTHHGRFSFDTFSHARGCLRRAMGREPLNAPRYPPYSRENFGIVRAASRVPRKGGCALL; encoded by the exons ATGTGCCTCTCCTTCCTCTGTTGCTCTTTGCTCTGTGTAACTCTGCCCGTAGTAAAGACTTTGCATCAAACTCTCTCCCAGCCTCTCTttgtccctccctcctctggTTTGGGGGGTGCTGGGAGGGTTGGGGGCGTTTCCCAAGAGGTTTTAGCTGGAATGGAGGTGTGGCTGGGCAGGCAGCcaaggggaagggcaggcaggcaaagggcagggcaggaagcTGGCAGCCACCCTGTAGCTAGGAAGAGGGAAGCTGTGGTTGATAACCCCAGTGCAGCCATCCCACACTGCACCTGTGGGAGCATGGagactggaactgtcttcccgcAGCTCCCTGGGAGTGAGGCCAAGAGAGCCCCTGAGGGCGATGGTGGGAACGGAAGTGTGCATGGTGATGCTGTGAG GAACCCCTATGCAGGGCTGGTGAGCCACCTGCGGGCATCCTGGCTCTCTGGGAAGACGCGGCCCCTGGAATACCgtgtggcacagctggaggctCTGGGACGCTTCCTGGATGACAAGAAGCAGCAGATCCTGGAGGCCACTGCCTCTGACTTGGGCAAG ccaCCCTTTGAAGCCGAATTATCTGAGATCCTCCTGTGCAAGAACGAGCTCCATGAGACCCTGAACAACCTGTCCCACTGGATGAAGGACGAGAAGGTGGACAGGACCCTG GTGATGCAGCTGGACTCTGCCTTCATCCGCAAGGACCCCTACGGGGTGGTGCTCATCATAGCACCCTGGAACTACCCCATCCACCTCTTCCTGGTGCCCCTCATTGGGGCCATCGCTGCCG GGAACTGTGTCATTGTCAAACCCTCTGAGGTGTCCAAGAAGACAGAAAGACTAGTGGCAGAAGCGCTGC CATATCTGGACAAG GACTGCTTTGCTGTGGTGACTGGCGGCGTGCCGGAGACCACCAGGCTGCTGGAGAACAAGTTTGACTACATCTTCTTCACTG GCAGTCCCCCGGTGGGGCGGATCGTGATGAAAGCTGCTGCCAAGCACCTGACACCGGTGACGCTGGAGCTGGGGGGCAAGAACCCCTGCTATGTGTCCGACACCTGTGACGTGACCAACGTGGCGCGGCGCGTGGTCTGGGGCCGCTTCTTCAACGCGGGCCAGACCTGCATCGCGCCCGACTACCTGCTCTGCACCTTAGAGATGCAGGAGAAGCTGCTCCCGGCCCTGCAAAAGGCCATCACTGATTTCTATGGCCCCAACCCCCGGGAATCCCCGGATTTCGGCCGCATTGTCAGTGACAGGCAGTTCCAGCGggtgcagaggctgctgggcagcGGGCGCGTGGCCATCGGGGGACAGACGGACGAGGCCGAGCGCTACATCG CTCCCACCGTGCTGGTGGATGTGCAGCCCTCGGATCCCatcatgcaggaggagatctTCGGGCCCATCCTGCCCATCGTCATCATTGCCAGCGTGGATGAGGCCATTGACTTCATCAACAGCAGGGAGCGGCCCTTGGCTGTCTACGCCTTCTCCTCAGATGACAAG GTGGTGAACCAGGTCCTGGCGCGGACGAGCAGTGGTGGCTTCTGTGCCAACGACACCCTGATGCATGTGAcactgccctcactgccctttgGAGGCATTG GGCACAGCGGCCTGGGCACGCACCACGGGCGCTTCAGCTTCGACACCTTCTCCCACGCGCGGGGCTGCCTGAGGCGGGCGATGGGCCGGGAGCCGCTCAACGCGCCGCGCTACCCCCCGTACAGCCGGGAAAACTTCGGGATCGTCCGCGCCGCCTCCCGGGTGCCGCGCAAGGGCGGCTGCGCCCTGCTCTGA
- the TCIRG1 gene encoding V-type proton ATPase 116 kDa subunit a 3: MGSLFRSEEVCLAQLFLQSASAYSCISELGERGLLEFRDLNPKVSPFQRRFVGEVRRCEEMEKTFTFLQQELRAAGRVPGPCPESPRAPAAREALRVQEQSEQLAQELREVSRNRASLRGRLRDLRQYLHVLREGQRFTSLPAPLGSPPRPRALSEREPLLDPSLHRHLERKINFVAGVIHPWRVTAFERLLWRACRGYLVASFVEMPEPMEDPATGESITWVIFLISYWGEQIGQKIRKISDCFHCQMYTYPENEDSRTEAISRLHGQIQELSVTLEETEKYLAEVLDKVAQVLPTWRVQVQKMKAIYLVLNQCSFDVTKKCLIAEVWCPVRDLTQVQDALRQGSYQSGSSVECFVQRVPTSESPPTLIRTNKFTAGFQSIVDAYGVASYQEVNPAPYAIITFPFIFAIMFGDVGHGLLMFLFALWMVLYEDSPRLRQGTNEIWLTFFEGRYLILLMGAFSIYTGFIYNECFSKATAIFPSAWSVATMANHSSWSSAYLATHPSLTLDPNVTGVFRGPYPFGIDPIWSLATNHLNFLNSFKMKMSVVLGIVHMGFGVVLGVFNHVHFQQRHRLVLEFLPEMIFLLALFGYLVFLIFYKWIKFSAADSLVAPSILIHFIDMFLFTSNAENLPLYPGQVPVQMVLVVLALASVPVLLLGTPLYQWCRQRAPRTPLAPGEQEPLLEGQEAGNSVNATTEDVESGGHSPDAKHLDFAEIFMHQAIHTIEYCLGCVSNTASYLRLWALSLAHAQLSEVLWTMVMRNGFVRLSYVGGVVLVPVFAAFAVLTVAILLVMEGLSAFLHALRLHWVEFQNKFYVGAGYKLCPFAFAPDTWE; this comes from the exons ATGGGGTCCCTGTTCCGCAGCGAGGAGGTttgcttggcccagctcttcctgcagtcGGCTTCTGCCTACAGCTGCATCAGCGAGCTGGGGGAGCGCGGGCTGCTGGAGTTCAGAGAC CTGAACCCCAAAGTGAGCCCCTTCCAGCGGCGCTTCGTGGGCGAGGTGCGGCGCTGCGAGGAGATGGAGAAAACCTTCA ccttcctgcagcaggagctgcgggcggcggggcgggtGCCGGGGCCGTGTCCCGAGAGCCCGCGGGCGCCGGCGGCGCGGGAGGCGCTGCGGGTGCAGGAGCAGTCGGAGCAGCTGGCGCAGGAGCTGCGGGAGGTCAGCCGCAACCGCGCGTCCCTGCGCGGCCGCCTGCGGGACCTGCGCCAGTACCTGCACGTGCTGCGCGAGGGACAGCGCTTCACCAGCCTGCCG GCCCCGCTGGGCTCCCCGCCGCGGCCACGGGCGCTCTCGGAGCGTGAGCCCCTGCTCGACCCCTCCCTGCACCGGCACCTGGAGCGCAAGATCAA CTTCGTGGCCGGTGTCATCCACCCGTGGCGAGTGACCGCCTTCGAGCGGCTGCTGTGGCGCGCCTGCCGCGGGTACCTGGTGGCCTCCTTCGTGGAGATGCCCGAGCCAATGGAGGACCCTGCCACG GGCGAGAGCATCACCTGGGTCATCTTCCTCATCTCCTACTGGGGCGAGCAGATCGGGCAGAAGATCCGCAAGATCTCGGACTG cttcCACTGCCAGATGTACACATACCCGGAGAATGAGGACAGCAGGACGGAGGCCATTTCCAGGCTGCATGGCCAGATCCAGGAGCTCAGTGTG ACGCTGGAGGAGACGGAGAAGTACCTGGCGGAGGTGCTGGACAAGGTGGCGCAGGTGCTGCCCACCTGGCGCGTGCAGGTGCAGAAGATGAAGGCCATCTACCTCGTCCTCAACCAGTGCAGCTTTGATGTCACCAAGAAGTGCCTCATCGCCGAGGTCTGGTGCCCCGTGCGGGACCTCACCCAAGTGCAGGATGCCCTGCGCCAGGGATCT TACCAGAGCGGCTCCAGCGTGGAGTGCTTTGTGCAGCGCGTCCCCACCTCGGAGAGCCCCCCCACCCTCATCCGCACCAACAAGTTCACCGCCGGCTTCCAGAGCATCGTGGACGCCTATGGGGTGGCCAGTTACCAGGAGGTGAACCCCG CACCCTACGCCATCATCACCTTCCCCTTCATCTTCGCCATCATGTTTGGGGACGTGGGGCACGGGCTGCTCATGTTCCTCTTTGCGCTCTGGATGGTGCTGTACGAGGACAGCCCCCGCCTGCGGCAGGGCACCAACGAG ATCTGGCTGACATTCTTCGAGGGGCGCTACCTCATCTTGCTCATGGGTGCCTTCTCCATCTACACCGGCTTCATCTACAACGAGTGCTTCAGCAAAGCCACTGCCATCTTCCCCTCTGCCTGGAGCGTGGCCACCATGGCTAACCACTCCTCCTGGAG ctctgcgtACCTCGCCACCCACCCCTCGCTCACCCTGGACCCCAATGTCACCGGCGTCTTCCGAGGGCCGTATCCATTTGGGATTGACCCA ATCTGGAGCTTGGCCACCAACCACCTCAACTTCCTGAACTCCTTCAAGATGAAGATGTCAGTGGTGCTGGGCATCGTGCACATGGGCTTCGGCGTCGTGTTGGGGGTCTTCAACCACGT GCACTTCCAGCAGCGGCACCGGCTGGTCTTGGAGTTCCTCCCAGAGATGATTTTCCTCCTGGCTCTTTTTGGCTACCTGGTCTTCCTCATCTTCTACAAGTGGATCAAGTTCAGTGCTGCAGACTCCCTGGTGGCCCCCAGCATCCTCATCCACTTCATCGACATGTTCCTCTTCACCTCCAATGCCGAGAACCTCCCGCTCTACCCGGGGCAG GTGCCAGTGCAGAtggtgctggtggtgctggcgcTGGCGTCGGTGCCCGTCCTGCTCCTGGGGACGCCGCTGTACCAGTGGTGCCGGCAGCGTGCCCCGAGGACG CCACTGGCCCCGGGGGAACAGGAGCCGCtgctggaggggcaggaggctgggaacTCTGTCAATGCCACCACGGAGGACGTGGAGAGCggggggcacagccctgacGCCAAG cacttggaCTTCGCTGAAATCTTCATGCATCAGGCGATCCACACCATTGAGTACTGCCTGGGCTGCGTCTCCAACACCGCGTCCTACCTGCGCCTCTGGgcgctcagcctggcacacgcCC AGCTCTCGGAGGTGCTGTGGACCATGGTGATGCGGAATGGCTTCGTGAGGCTGAGCTATGTGGGCGGTGTGGTGCTGGTGCCCGTCTTCGCCGCCTTCGCCGTGCTGACCGTGGCCATCCTGCTGGTGATGGAGGGGCTCTCTGCCTTCCTCCATGCCCTGCGCCTGCATTG GGTGGAGTTCCAGAATAAGTTCTACGTGGGTGCTGGGTACAAGCTGTGCCCCTTCGCCTTCGCCCCGGACACCTGGGAATAG
- the NDUFS8 gene encoding NADH dehydrogenase [ubiquinone] iron-sulfur protein 8, mitochondrial yields the protein MAALRLLYQAARAGPLAPLGSLRPLSTSTPRDCYKYVNMREPAMDMRSITDRAAQTLLWTELVRGLAMTLSYLFREPATINYPFEKGPLSPRFRGEHALRRYPSGEERCIACKLCEAVCPAQAITIEAEPRADGSRRTTRYDIDMTKCIYCGFCQEACPVDAIVEGPNFEFSTETHEELLYNKEKLLNNGDKWEAEIAANIQADYLYR from the exons ATGGCAGCGCTGCGACTGCTGTACCAGGCTGCCCGTGCAG GCCCCCTGGCCCCACTGGGCTCCCTGCGCCCGCTcagcaccagcacccccagggacTGTTACA AGTACGTCAACATGCGGGAGCCGGCCATGGACATGCGATCCATCACCGACCGCGCCGCCCAGACCCTGCTCTGGACCGAGCTCGTCCGCG GCCTGGCCATGACCCTGAGCTACCTTTTCCGCGAGCCGGCCACCATCAATTACCCGTTTGAGAAGGGCCCGCTGAGCCCGCGGTTCCGCGGGGAGCACGCGCTGCGCCGCTACCCGTCCGGGGAGGAGCGCTGCATCGCCTGCAAGCTCTGCGAGGCCGTGTGCCCGGCACAG GCCATCACCATCGAGGCCGAGCCCCGCGCCGACGGCAGCCGCCGCACCACGCGCTACGACATCGACATGACCAAGTGCATCTACTGCGGGTTCTGCCAGGAGGCCTGTCCCGTGGATGCCATCGTGGAG GGCCCCAACTTCGAGTTCTCGACGGAGACGCACGAGGAGCTGCTCTACAACAAGGAGAAGCTGCTCAACAACGGCGACAAGTGGGAGGCCGAGATCGCAGCCAACATCCAGGCTGATTACCTGTACCGGTGA